The following coding sequences lie in one Oncorhynchus nerka isolate Pitt River linkage group LG14, Oner_Uvic_2.0, whole genome shotgun sequence genomic window:
- the LOC115142218 gene encoding olfactory receptor 52E4-like: MDNNMSFPSHILQIQGFEFSQTFMYPIFFSMLFVYLSLLVSNIGVLVVIIKERNLHQPMYILFCNLSVNDLIGNTVLLPRLMADIVSTERFITYSQCVAQAFFSHTFGSASHMILIIMAFDRYVAICYPLRYTSIMTTKTVVTLSVSAWGASLVLVSVLLGLTIRLSRCSSIIQNVYCDNASLFKLSCENVSINNIYGLFFTVLLFTSSMGSIAVTYIRIAVICWTKKSKELNNRALQTCASHLVVYLIMLWSGFLTIILHRFPDYPYLRKLASVLFHVVPAHFNPIIYGLQTKSLRQKIIQILCRKVTYS; this comes from the coding sequence ATGGACAACAACATGTCATTTCCAAGCCATATCCTTCAAATCCAGGGTTTTGAATTCTCACAGACATTCATGTATCCAATTTTTTTCTCCATGCTGTTTGTTTATCTCTCCCTCCTTGTGTCTAACATTGGTGTCCTGGTAGTCATCATCAAAGAAAGAAATTTGCACCAACCAATGTACATCCtcttctgtaacctgtctgtaaatgATCTGATTGGCAACACTGTCTTGTTGCCTCGCCTCATGGCTGACATTGTTTCAACTGAGAGGTTTATCACGTACAGCCAATGTGTTGCTCAGGCCTTTTTCAGTCACACGTTTGGATCAGCCTCACATATGATACTGATCATTATGGCCTTTGACAGGTATGTGGCCATATGTTACCCGTTAAGGTACACGTCCATAATGACAACCAAAACTGTAGTTACGCTgtctgtgtctgcttggggggctTCCCTTGTGTTAGTGTCTGTCCTACtgggtctcaccatacggctttCTCGTTGCAGTTCAATCATTCAGAATGTTTACTGTGACAATGCATCATTGTTCAAGCTGTCCTGTGAGAACGTTTCAATCAACAACATCTATGGACTCTTTTTCACTGTGCTGCTCTTTACTTCATCAATGGGAAGCATCGCTGTCACTTATATCAGGATTGCTGTGATTTGCTGGACCAAGAAAAGCAAGGAGCTGAACAACAGAGCGTTGCAGACCTGTGCAAGCCACCTGGTGGTGTATCTCATTATGCTGTGGAGTGGGTTTCTAACCATCATACTGCATCGCTTTCCAGACTATCCATATTTGAGAAAACTGGCTTCTGTTCTGTTTCATGTCGTCCCTGCTCATTTTAATCCAATTATCTACGGCTTGCAAACAAAGTCATTGAGGCAGAAAATTATACAAATACTCTGTCGGAAAGTTACATACTCATAA
- the LOC115142219 gene encoding putative gustatory receptor clone PTE01 — MENESFSVSYKLTLDPFFIPPGGKYPIFFLGVAIYSFCAFCNLTLLSVIVMQRNLHKPMYFILFSLPLNDLIGITAMLPKVLSDIVTETNTVFYPLCVIQGFLLHMYGGAVLFILAAMAFDRYVAICQPLRYSTIMTPRNVAVIILLVWGLDLLLILLLFSLQIKLPRCRSSIMNVFCDNPSLLKLTCGNTTLNNVIGLFNTAVMQVISVSIQIFSYVKILITCLVTRKSDAKSKALNTCVAQLVIFFIFEVVGTFTILSHRFKIVSADLQKIMGMLIFLVSPLMNPIVYGLNASEIRITLLKVFLNKVSV; from the coding sequence ATGGAGAACGAATCCTTCAGCGTCAGCTATAAGTTAACTCTGGACCCATTTTTTATTCCACCTGGTGGAAAGTATCCCATCTTTTTCCTGGGCGTTGCTATCTATTCATTTTGTGCGTTCTGCAACCTGACCTTACTGTCCGTCATCGTCATGCAAAGGAACCTTCACAAACCCATGTATTTTATTCTCTTCAGTCTTCCTCTCAACGATCTGATAGGAATCACTGCGATGCTCCCAAAGGTGCTGTCAGACATTGTGACTGAGACAAACACGGTCTTTTACCCCCTCTGCGTTATTCAGGGGTTTCTGCTCCACATGTACGGAGGCGCGGTTCTCTTTATCCTTGCGGCTATGGCCTTTGATCGTTATGTTGCCATCTGCCAGCCGTTGAGGTACAGTACTATAATGACACCCAGGAATGTGGCGGTCATTATTTTACTGGTTTGGGGTCTTGACCTCCTCTTGATCCTACTGCTGTTCTCTCTGCAGATAAAGCTTCCCCGGTGTAGATCCTCCATAATGAATGTGTTTTGTGATAACCCCTCCCTTCTTAAACTCACCTGTGGTAATACTACACTGAATAATGTCATAGGACTGTTTAACACTGCAGTCATGCAGGTTATAAGTGTGTCCATTCAGATTTTTTCCTATGTGAAGATTCTGATCACTTGCTTGGTTACAAGAAAGTCTGACGCTAAGAGTAAGGCTTTGAACACCTGTGTGGCACAGTTGGTCATATTCTTCATATTTGAGGTTGTAGGAACCTTCACAATTTTATCACACAGATTCAAGATTGTCTCAGCTGACTTGCAAAAGATTATGGGCATGCTCATCTTTCTAGTATCTCCACTTATGAATCCAATTGTATACGGGCTGAATGCAAGTGAAATACGAATCACCCTACTGAAAGTATTTCTCAACAAAGTATCAGTCTGA
- the LOC115142220 gene encoding olfactory receptor 52J3-like, translated as MCTLDLLFFLYRYLTMLVQTLNQTFSYHLQIASFDIPTPMTYPVFIMGLLLYLFSVFCNLTILLLIITQRTLHKPMFYILFSLPLNDLVGISSMLPRVLSDIVTQTHSVYYPACVLQAFLCHLYGGGVLFVLAAMSIDRYFAICKPLQYPSIMTPFTLCVIISAAWGLDMAMVLTLFALQSRVKRCKAYILNIYCDNPSLLRLSCGEDVTANNIYGLAMTAVMQIISVGIQLFSYINILVICIINRQSDTKSKAVNTCVAQLVTFLLFECTSTFVILSYRFQNIPPNTQKLCGMMIYLLLPIINPIIYGMKTKDIRKAFFMVVRKKKIAFK; from the coding sequence ATGTGTACATTAGATTTGCTTTTCTTCCTTTACAGGTATTTGACTATGTTGGTCCAGACTCTTAATCAGACATTCAGTTACCACTTGCAGATTGCCAGTTTTGACATCCCTACCCCAATGACCTACCCTGTGTTCATCATGGGTCTCCTGCTCTATCTGTTCTCTGTTTTCTGTAACCTGACCATCCTGCTGTTGATCATCACACAGCGGACTCTCCACAAGCCCATGTTTTACATCCTCTTCAGCCTCCCCCTGAATGACCTGGTAGGAATCAGCTCTATGCTACCCAGGGTGTTGTCAGACATCGTGACACAGACTCACTCTGTGTACTATCCCGCATGTGTTTTGCAAGCTTTTCTTTGCCACCTGTACGGGGGTGGTGTGCTTTTTGTACTTGCAGCGATGTCAATTGATAGATATTTTGCCATTTGCAAACCACTGCAATACCCCTCGATCATGACACCTTTTACACTATGTGTCATTATATCAGCTGCTTGGGGCCTGGACATGGCCATGGTATTGACCCTGTTTGCTCTTCAGTCCCGAGTTAAGAGGTGCAAGGCTTACATACTAAATATCTACTGTGACAACCCCTCTCTACTTCGCCTCTCATGTGGAGAAGATGTCACAGCTAACAACATTTATGGTTTGGCTATGACAGCGGTTATGCAGATTATCAGTGTTGGTATTCAGCTATTTTCCTATATTAACATTCTTGTAATATGCATAATTAATCGACAATCTGACACCAAGAGCAAGGCTGTAAACACCTGTGTTGCTCAGCTAGTGACATTTCTTCTTTTTGAATGTACTTCCACCTTTGTAATACTGTCATATCGCTTCCAGAACATACCTCCTAATACACAGAAACTGTGCGGTATGATGATCTACCTGCTCTTACCAATTATTAATCCAATTATATACGGGATGAAAACAAAGGACATCAGAAAAGCATTTTTCATGGTGGTGAGGAAGAAAAAGATAGCGTTCAAGTGA